In the genome of Pirellulales bacterium, one region contains:
- a CDS encoding PSD1 domain-containing protein produces MPRVFIASIALVALLSLLRADEIDSLPAAESKAQAGKPVDFAHQIAPLLKAHCGKCHIGRMQEGDFSMNTRASLLKSKAVAPGKSGESVLIARVTSKDPDEQMPPEGERLRPEEVELLRRWIDAGAAYDEGFTFASQHSTSLPLALTKPAVPPPSNDHAHPIDRIVEANFAENNVSFPPPVDDATFARRVYLDLIGLLPKPAELQAFLADQSPDKRDRLIDELLSRDVDYADHWFTFWCDLLRNDFTGTGYIDGGRKQITSWLYDALRKNMPYNQFVRELIAPSPESEGFIKGIKWRGNVNASQVTEMQFSQNVAQVFLGINLKCASCHDSFINEWKLADAYNLAAVTADRPMELTRCDVPQGKTATPAFLFGELGGIDAGKPRAERLEQLAGLITDPRNGRLPRTMVNRLWHRLMGRGIVHPVDAMDGDPWSVDLLEYLAGELVTDKYDMKQLLRQIAKSQIYQAKCVPPPDPNRSEGPVFRGPIARRMTAEQFIDAVWQITGTTPSKAAASFSGRGTTPVRSSLVASDLLMRSLGRPNRDQVVTTRPEDLSMLEALDLTNGQMMADYLAKGVTHLQDENPSRSADETVDALYVAALGRHPNQDELATGREITGNPMTDDGLADLMWCIFVLPEFQLVK; encoded by the coding sequence ATGCCGCGTGTTTTCATCGCCTCGATTGCCCTGGTTGCACTGCTTTCGCTGCTGCGCGCCGACGAGATTGACTCGCTACCCGCGGCCGAGTCCAAGGCCCAAGCGGGCAAACCCGTGGACTTCGCCCATCAGATTGCCCCGCTCTTGAAGGCCCATTGCGGCAAATGCCACATCGGCCGTATGCAAGAGGGAGACTTCTCGATGAACACGCGCGCCTCGCTGCTCAAGTCGAAAGCGGTCGCGCCCGGCAAAAGCGGCGAGAGCGTGTTGATCGCCCGCGTCACGTCGAAAGACCCCGACGAGCAGATGCCGCCGGAAGGAGAGCGGCTCCGGCCTGAAGAAGTCGAATTGCTGCGCCGCTGGATCGACGCGGGAGCCGCCTACGATGAGGGCTTCACCTTTGCTAGCCAGCATAGCACCTCGCTGCCGCTGGCGCTGACCAAGCCGGCAGTACCGCCGCCGAGCAATGACCACGCGCACCCGATCGATCGCATCGTCGAAGCCAATTTCGCTGAAAACAACGTTTCGTTTCCGCCGCCGGTCGATGATGCGACCTTCGCGCGCCGCGTCTATCTCGATCTCATCGGGCTGTTGCCGAAGCCTGCGGAGTTGCAAGCCTTCCTGGCCGATCAATCACCCGACAAGCGCGACCGGCTGATCGACGAATTGCTGTCGCGCGACGTCGATTACGCCGACCATTGGTTCACGTTTTGGTGCGACCTGCTGCGCAACGATTTCACCGGCACCGGCTACATCGACGGCGGCCGCAAGCAAATCACTTCTTGGCTCTACGATGCGCTGCGGAAGAACATGCCGTACAATCAGTTCGTGCGCGAGTTGATCGCCCCATCGCCCGAGTCGGAAGGCTTTATCAAAGGCATCAAGTGGCGCGGCAACGTGAACGCCAGCCAGGTGACCGAGATGCAGTTCTCGCAAAACGTGGCGCAGGTGTTTCTGGGAATCAATCTGAAGTGTGCTTCGTGCCACGACAGCTTTATCAATGAATGGAAACTGGCCGACGCTTACAATCTCGCCGCAGTTACCGCCGATCGGCCGATGGAACTCACCCGCTGCGACGTGCCGCAAGGCAAGACGGCAACGCCGGCGTTCTTGTTTGGCGAACTGGGCGGCATCGACGCCGGCAAGCCGCGAGCCGAGCGGCTGGAACAACTCGCCGGCCTCATCACCGATCCGCGCAACGGTCGACTGCCGCGAACCATGGTCAACCGCCTGTGGCACCGCTTGATGGGCCGCGGGATCGTTCATCCGGTCGATGCAATGGACGGCGACCCTTGGAGCGTCGATCTGCTGGAATATCTCGCGGGCGAACTGGTGACCGACAAGTACGATATGAAGCAATTGCTGCGCCAAATCGCCAAGTCGCAGATCTATCAGGCGAAATGCGTGCCGCCGCCAGACCCCAATCGCAGCGAAGGTCCGGTCTTTCGCGGCCCGATTGCTCGGCGAATGACGGCCGAGCAATTTATCGACGCGGTGTGGCAAATCACTGGCACGACGCCCTCGAAAGCCGCCGCCAGCTTTTCCGGCCGCGGAACGACGCCCGTTCGTTCGTCGCTGGTGGCATCCGATCTGCTGATGCGCTCGCTCGGCCGGCCAAACCGCGATCAGGTCGTCACGACCCGTCCAGAGGATCTGAGCATGCTCGAAGCCCTCGATCTGACCAACGGCCAAATGATGGCCGACTATTTGGCCAAGGGCGTGACCCATTTACAGGATGAAAACCCATCGCGCTCAGCCGATGAGACGGTCGATGCGCTGTACGTTGCCGCTTTAGGCCGTCATCCGAACCAAGACGAATTGGCCACCGGCCGAGAGATTACTGGCAACCCCATGACCGACGACGGACTGGCCGACTTGATGTGGTGCATCTTTGTCTTGCCGGAGTTTCAGTTGGTAAAATAA